The stretch of DNA TCATGGTAGCCTATAGATATGCTAAGCTCGACATGAGCAAGTCCATGAATTCAAATCCACTACAAAAAAAATTCCTCATCTATGCCATCAAACAGAGTTCCACAAGACTTGTGAACTTTTAAGGTTCGAGATTTACTATGCAACTGATACATTCTTCTTCTTTATTATACTTAGTTCTTGTATCATCTTCAATGTTGTTTCTCATCTTTGGTGCATCATGATCATAATCTGAATGTGTAATATTATCTGTCATAGCCAGAAAAGGTAGATAGCGAGAAAGTTTTACCCAATTGTTACAACTTTCAACTATATTATTGTTATTGACACACCATTGATCACCCAAAAACAAAGAATTGGCCTAATTTCTTAGGGAAGAGCTCAAAAGAAACTCCTGGGGTGAATGAAATTGAATCATTCATACTTTTAATATATTGAGTAAACTCGTGTCTTGATGGGGAATATACAGCTTTTTCCAAAACTGAAGaccaatgttttttttttttttgttttggaaAGGGTACACGAAGAACATTGCGTATCAAATCAGTTACAATGATGATGATATATTGTGGCTTATGTACGAAAAATATCGCGAGGAAAATATAGGCACTATATTTAATCTCGAGCATATTTGGATAGCCGTCAAAAATTGTCCAATGTTTACTCCACGTTCAACCGATCACCTTGTTGGCACAAGAAAGGCGAGGACCTCATCCAACTAAGATGTGAGTCTAGATATAGACCTAAACCAAGAAAACACTTGTACAATAGGTCAGAAGTCAACAAAAAGAAAGGACAAAGGAAAAACAAAATCAGTCATGGAAGATATAATAGTAAACTACAACAATATGTTCAAAGTTTACTGAGTAAGCATAAAAAAGGCCGAAGTTGATCTCAAGCAAAAACAACTCGAATTAGAGGagattaaagaaaaattttcctTAGCCAAATCTGAAGCAAAGAATCGCAAAATTAAGCTAAAGGGATATGAAATCTTTTACAAGTACACTTCACAAATGATAGAGGAGTAGCTTATCATTCATGAAAGTCTACGTCACGAGATTATAGAGAGATGGTATATCTCAAATGTGTACTAAAAAGTGGAGATGTGAAAAACTTGGATATAACGAGTTGTGTCTTGACGGAAATCTTTTGCCGCCTCGGCACGAAAATAGAAAAAGGAAAGATCCTGcacaaaatctttgagaaaggAAATCTCAAACTCTTGGCGAATTTAAAAAGGAGAAGCCCTAGATTTCGAAGGGGTGTTTAGAAGAGAAGCTGCCAAATAAGGAGTCGTCGATCTTGAGTGTGAAAAAGGAGACGGAGAACGAGAGATCAAGTGATGAAGAACTTCACAACATTTTCTccttttctctttctttttatGGGGATTGAGGGGATCCTAACCCCTACAAATTTATGTTGTGATTGGATTTAAGATTCAATGTTATTTTTGATTATGTTATTGCGTTTATGGTATAAAGTTCTCATTCCCCTAATATTAGAAAAACTCTAttataatgtaatttttaattaatgtaATAATGTTTTCAATCAATGTAATATAGTCTTAGGAAAGTAGTCATTGCAAAGTAGTCGTTTAAAACTATTTGTTACATAGTAGCAATTGGAAACTAGCTATTGCAAACTAACTGTTTCAAAATAGTTGTTGCATGACAAGAAAAATAGTTGTAGCTCCACATGTGAAACAAAATCCAAGTTGAAGTTGACGGTCGGTATGACCCGAGTGAAGAACTAATGTTGTTTATGTTGCAACAAGGCGACAAATACAAGAAACATATCAAAGTAAATGAGATGTGGCAAAGAAGAAGGTTTATCCATAGAAATCATGAAGCCAGGCACGTCAGGCTCAATGTTTATTTATCCACAACCCCAGTGTATTCAGATCAAATATTTCGAAGATGATTTCGAATGCAAAGAGAGTTATTCCTTCGCATAGTGAGTGCACTTGAGAATCTTTTATCGTATTTGCAGTAGAGAGACGATATTATAAGAAGGCGATACTTGTCAATCATCACTACAAAAATGCACGACTAAGATCCATCAATTGGCTTGTGGAGTCTCTGTCAACCATCTTGACAAGTACCAACATTCATAAAGTTTCTTTTCAAGTTACGTGAAAATGTGGTTGAAGTTAGCACCCGATGAGAATATTACAATAACCCTGAACAAAGATGATAAGCGTACACAAAATGATAAATCTTCATTGTTGTATGAACTTCAATATAATTAAATTGAGAGCAATCCCAAAAgatgatcagagtatggtttcATAAATGTcgagaaataattttttttttttgcatttatGTTTTGTTTTGAGTGCAAGGTTAAGAATTTGCAATGTTCGTAATTATTACTTTTTCTGCACTGGTTTATTTTTGTCGAATACTTGACCATTAGTTTGCATTATTCATTGCGTATATTACTTAATTAATGATATTTAAAGTATGTGTTAGAGTTTATAATGTAAGTTAAATTATCGTTAAAAGAATATCGAGTTGATTGCTCATGtattatattgatttgttttaaaATGGTAAGGTTTGATTTCAATGAAGAAGTTTGTGCTAATGGAGTGCATTTTAAGAAATTCTATTGATTCTTGGAGACATCACATACGTCGTAAAAGCCTAACATTTAAAGATGCAACAGAATTCAGGATTTGtgttaaaaaaatatgttattGTCACTAGACACATTTTCCTACAAGGAAAGTGATTGGTAAGACATACTTATGTAGCAAAAAATTTATGAGTGGTGATTTATGCATCCAAACATAAATCAGACAATTCATTCTGCATAAAAAAATGCAACTTAAATGGAAGATAATGAACTTTCTTTTGGAAGATCCTTGAAAGAAATTTCCATTGCTCGGTTTAGATCTTATTAGTGGTACAAGCCTACTTACTGTTCATTCACCTACAAAAAATAAAGCTCTCATTCCAGCTGCCGGAACCTCCATCGAGTTGGTCGAAGAAGCCACGATTTCATCGGGAACATCATAAGTGATTAGGAGAGGCTGGCAATGAACAAGCAACATCTACTATTCTTTTTTCTACCTAAACGATGTTTCGACACTCCTGTGATCAGTAGTACTATTCAAAATTCCCAGGAGGTTACAAGATGCAACAAAcatgaattaaatcaataatatcatcaaACTGGTTAATTTCACAATGAGAGCAACTAAAACTGTATGCAGGTGGAATTTCATTCATGTGGTTTCAGAGGGACACGGAGTTCATAACAAACCAAGAATTGATTCCACGATACAGAATGTAAATCTTAAACTGCAATTGGACACAAAAGGCAATTGCACACGAGATGCTGACGAACAAAATTCGACCAGTCAAATGATATGTTTCAACCCCACGAACCGATCTGTTACACCAAACACTCGACGTCTTCCTGTCACCTTTATGTTTCCTTTAGATCAGCCTCCTCTCTGTCACTCTTAAGGGCCTTCAGCTTTCTGTAACCTTTGTCGGTACCAAATATCCTGGAAAAAACACTACTATGAGAACCAGCACCCTTGTTTACTTCCAATCACATCGTTTCATCCAGTCACGAAGTTATTAAGCAATCACTTGAATTAAGAAATACACTGAGGCGTGACATGTTTGGACTGTCTCGCAAACACTGTCTATATCACTAAGTTAATGGATGTGAATTTATCCATGATCTAAGATTCAAGACAGACGTGTCTACTGCACCTCCGAGGCATCAATTAGCAATACCAACAAGAAAGCTCCAGTCACCTGGAATTCAGCTCCATCTCTGATGCTAATAAATGCAGAGACATGGTCTTACTCATAATTATTCACAAGTGGTTAAGAACGACTAAAGTTTACTAAAACCAACTGAATACTTATCAAATTCAAAAGATTGTTCAACAGCTCACTCTAATCCCTAAATCAGAGTGAATGAAAAATGCAGACCATTAGGATTGGATCATCCCCATGGTAATGCTTAATAAAGTGATTTTTATGGTTATAAGATATATTACTCAGAACATAGTTCAAGGTTCAAAAATGAAAGCAAGGTAAGGAATCTCTTCTATGGTGGAAACTAGTGCTTGAGATACGCTGCTTGTGGTTTTGCTGTTAGAAGTGAAACTAAAAAAATATGGTTACAATAAGAAAGGGTTGACGTTTTATTCTTCTAAATACAACTCATAGAAAGCTTTTAACGATATGAAAGGTGTTGGTAGATGATTCAATATTCCTTAATTATCTAAAAGATGAAACAGACTATCACTCAGAAAAATCATACACGGTTGAAAAATGCAAGTTAGAAAGGAGTGGACTAAAGATCTCACCAGTCCATGTAAACAAAAGTTGATGAATAGTTGCCACTCTTAGTGTACAGCAATCGGTGATGATAGTCGTGAAAATCAGCACTGTCAATCCATAGCAGAAATTTCAGATGTAAGGTGATTAACTTAATAAATATCGTGCAACAGTCGAACAAAAGATAAAAGAGTACAAAGTACAGACCCCCCATATAAAGGCAAGAAGTTTGAGAGACTCCATGGGAAATGGTACCCACAATGCGCCTCAACCGTCTCAAGGACTCTGAGCACCATCCATAACCAGAGTGTAATCAGATGAGGACCAGTTATGGCAGGACCAACTATTGTTGCAAACCCAAGAAACAAAATCTCTGCCGGGTGAGCATATTCAGAAGTCAATCCAAATGGAGTCGCGTATCTGCATTATCAAACATATTGATGATAATCAGCAAACAGATATGGTTTTCTTGAGAACTTGATGTTTGCTTACTCATGATGAACACTGTGGACATGCTTGTAAAGCCATTTTGTATGTAAAATCCTGTGTCCCCAGTAGAAAACAAAATCCTCCAGGATGAAGTAGAAAAATATCTGAGTTGAGATGACTTTCCTGCAGAAAAATGTCAACTTTTTATTCTAAAAGTAACGGGAAAAGGCTTTATTACAACTGAAAAGACACTATGCAATTCATGATTATATACTGCAGTAACACCGCACAACACAGGACTACAACTTACAATCATTATTGTGATTTTTCAAATATAGAGACAAACTGATTGTGGATTAGCCAAACCCATTGCTTTTTTTTCTTGAAAGGAAAAGAACTTGATATGCTCCAGAATAACATGATTTTACAAAATCAAGATCTTTCAATGATTTTGATTGTCATACCAACTAGAGGACAATCTGCAATTATAGGAAACAAAAATAACTGTTTTGTCTAGAAATGAAATTTATCCTGAGATTTGAAACATTTCAAGAGTAAAGAATCACATACAATATCAACCCCCATAAACTTCATACTAATAAATAAAGACCACAAATGTACCAGGAGGGAAGTGGTAATGAGCTTCGCATTCCCATGAATTTGAAGACAGGATAGGATAGGATCATAACAGGTAGATTGACACAAAAATGATACAGCAATAGCTTAGTGATACATTTCTCCTGAGCTGCAGGGGTATTATTCTTAATCTGCAGCAACAGAAAAGCCAAGAATCGTTATGATTCGAATGAGTCAAGTCACTAGCTAGTTACAATCCATAGTAAAATACTTGCACCACTACCTTGAGCACATAATTTAAAGGAACTCCATGTCTCACACATCAACATGCTTATTCACTCGAAGGCAGATGGTTTTTCAAATCACATCTTAAGTCAAAAACTAAGCATTGATCAAGCATATTTCCAAAGAATATTAACTGCCATCAATGCGTCTTTTAGTTGACATTCAAGCTTCCATCCACAACACCAGATTAGGATATATAACTCCGAAAATAAAAACTTGAGAGGCCACTTAAGGTCAAACATGTGAACAATAATTTTTGTTTCTCTAGCATTGACCCATAAGTAGATCAAGAAACAAAGAGAGCCACCAATTCTCGAGGCAAGAACCAGCACCTGAACTCGTTGTTAGATTGAAAAAATCCTAAGTTTTGGTGATAACAAACAGTTTTGAACTGTTTCACGATCTAGCTGCTATTTACATGTATTCACAGGTTTCTAATTGGAAGTGGTGAAGTCAAGCCGGACTGCATGATTATATCAAGCAGTAATCCAACCTGACCGCAGATCAGACTAATCCTAGCTGGATATATCTATCATCTAAAATACATTGACAGATCATGCATGGTATCTTACCAACTTCCGATTGACTGGAATGTTTTTAATATGTGAAGAGTCAATCAACATTTCAAAATCCAAAGTAACCAAAGCCGTAAAAAGTGAAGAAATAATAAATGGACATTAAATATAGTGTACTATAAAGAGAACTTGAAAATATCATCGTGTCGGATGTTAATACATATAACCGTTGAAAAGTTACCAACCATTGTAGATGTTCGTATAAATATGTAGATTCAAGATTGAAGAAAGACACAAGACAAACTTTTACAATATGCAAAATACAAGATTCCGAACACTCTTATTCTTTCAAATATCAAGTTGTTCACTAGCACACGATTACCTTTCATATCAGATCATCAAGGATCAAATTGTGCCATTTCACCAACTCCAGCCATTAAAAACTATCTGTTGAAGAGTTCAGATACTGTCTGAACCAAGTGTTCCAAAGACAACCAAACTTATTTATAGTATTGTTTGAACTTTCACTAAGAATTTCGATTTAGGCAGTGATAAGTCCTAATcgaagtgggtttgtacaagtattgtataaatcaaaatattttagtgaattttaTCCTAAGTGGAAGATAAGGTGACGTAAGAGTTGTTAGTCtccaaacataaataaatatcatGTCTTATTTACTTGCATTTTATATCTTCTTCTGTTTTATAGTTCTTATCTAGCCGCATACGTTTGCTTTGAATATATTGTATCACTAGTCTAGCCGGACCGTTTTCGCAGTCAAAATCTTTTAAGCAGTCTAGTTACTTCAAGTCGTTCCAGAAAACAGACACTAATAAGAAACAACTGTTAAGGTCAACTCGAGttacaattttttaaaagaGCTTATTCATCCTCTAAACTCTTTTTCGTACCATAAAGTGGTACCGTAGAGGTTATTTTCTAACTCTGATATTCATATATTTAAATGACATCACTTACCAAGATCTTTATGTTTTCTAAATAAGACTACGATGATTGGACGATACGCAAGCAGGCACATCTAGCCACAAAAGATGATGACATATGGTATATCATCACATATGGCACAATGAAGATCCTCAAAACCAACATTGTCATAGCCATATCTGAGGGAGAACCTCAATTAGTTGAAAAATATCGGTCGGAGTGGAATGCCAAGGacaaaaaaaagaaacaaaacttTACAATGTGGCCAAGGATATCCTTTAGAAGACTCTTGATAAAATATTTTCGGTAAATTTAAAACTTGATCTACAACTAAAAAGTTCTGAGAAAGCCGACCCAACTCCACGAGGAAACGATCAACAAGCTTACTGTGGCAATTCAAAAGTTTGACAATGCAAAGATGAAGCTCGGCGAGACATTGAATGTGTTTGCCGAACGATTTAGTGGTATTGTAATTGAACTTGCTTCTTTAGGCAAAAAATGCTCTGATCGTTAATTTTCTTTGAAGATAATGAAAGCATTGCATAGAGAATGAGATTTAAAGACTGTagcaatgagggagtccaaagaCCTCAACAAACTCGAGCTGCATGACTTGTTTGCAGATTTGAAGGCATGTGAGTTCGAATTAAGTATCCAGACAGAACTGGAGGCTTTCACCTCTCAACCTACCAAAGCTCTAGCCACCACAACATCCACTAAAAACAACGGTAAAAAGTCTTCCAACAGAAAATCTGCTGACTAGTTAAACATGAGGTCCTATCATTATTTGTTAAAAATTTGGCAAATTGATGAGAAAAAATCAATGTAAGtttaagtattattatttttttta from Primulina eburnea isolate SZY01 chromosome 6, ASM2296580v1, whole genome shotgun sequence encodes:
- the LOC140834023 gene encoding methylsterol monooxygenase 2-2-like isoform X1, which translates into the protein MASIVESAWTYLITHFNDFQLACLGSFFLHESVFFLSGLPFIFFERAGWLSKYKIQIKNNTPAAQEKCITKLLLYHFCVNLPVMILSYPVFKFMGMRSSLPLPSWKVISTQIFFYFILEDFVFYWGHRILHTKWLYKHVHSVHHEYATPFGLTSEYAHPAEILFLGFATIVGPAITGPHLITLWLWMVLRVLETVEAHCGYHFPWSLSNFLPLYGGADFHDYHHRLLYTKSGNYSSTFVYMDWIFGTDKGYRKLKALKSDREEADLKET
- the LOC140834023 gene encoding methylsterol monooxygenase 2-2-like isoform X3; protein product: MASIVESAWTIKNNTPAAQEKCITKLLLYHFCVNLPVMILSYPVFKFMGMRSSLPLPSWKVISTQIFFYFILEDFVFYWGHRILHTKWLYKHVHSVHHEYATPFGLTSEYAHPAEILFLGFATIVGPAITGPHLITLWLWMVLRVLETVEAHCGYHFPWSLSNFLPLYGGADFHDYHHRLLYTKSGNYSSTFVYMDWIFGTDKGYRKLKALKSDREEADLKET
- the LOC140834023 gene encoding methylsterol monooxygenase 2-2-like isoform X4 yields the protein MILSYPVFKFMGMRSSLPLPSWKVISTQIFFYFILEDFVFYWGHRILHTKWLYKHVHSVHHEYATPFGLTSEYAHPAEILFLGFATIVGPAITGPHLITLWLWMVLRVLETVEAHCGYHFPWSLSNFLPLYGGADFHDYHHRLLYTKSGNYSSTFVYMDWIFGTDKGYRKLKALKSDREEADLKET
- the LOC140834023 gene encoding methylsterol monooxygenase 2-2-like isoform X2, whose protein sequence is MASIVESAWTYLITHFNDFQLACLGSFFLHESVFFLSGLPFIFFERAGWLSKYKIQIKNNTPAAQEKCITKLLLYHFCVNLPVMILSYPVFKFMGMRSSLPLPSWKVISTQIFFYFILEDFVFYWGHRILHTKWLYKHVHSVHHEYATPFGLTSEYAHPAEILFLGFATIVGPAITGPHLITLWLWMVLRVLETVEAHCGYHFPWSLSNFLPLYGGADFHDYHHRLLYTKSGNYSSTFVYMDCIRDGAEFQVTGAFLLVLLIDASEVQ